One stretch of Streptomyces sp. A2-16 DNA includes these proteins:
- a CDS encoding AAA domain-containing protein translates to MTTQAPRDHRAFDPGAEAARATDAILDDTLHGTARGVVVDSPPGAGKSTLVVRAALELADAGRPLMVVAQTNAQVDDLVLRLAEKNPELPVGRLHSSDADPYDKALDALANVRKSAKAGDLTGLPVVISTAAKWGHVKTDEPWAHAIVDEAYQMRSDSLLAVAGLFERALFVGDPGQLDPFAIVGSEQWAGLSYDPSASAVTTLLAHNPELPQHRLPVSWRLPASAAPLVSDAFYPYTPFRSGTGHEDRRLAFAVPSDGSGPDRVIDAAAESGWGLLELPARHTPRTDPEAVRAVAAVVRRLLDRGGAATSERAPDPTPLTAERIAVGTAHRDQAAAVRAALTDLGVMDVTVDTANRLQGREYDVTVVLHPLSGRPDATAFHLETGRLCVLASRHRHACIVVCRAGVSDLLDDYPSTEPVQLGTLVKFPDGWEANHAVLARLAEHRVGWRP, encoded by the coding sequence GTGACCACCCAGGCCCCCCGGGACCACCGGGCCTTCGACCCCGGTGCCGAGGCCGCGCGGGCCACCGACGCGATCCTGGACGACACGCTGCACGGCACCGCCCGCGGTGTCGTCGTCGACTCCCCGCCCGGTGCCGGCAAGTCCACCCTCGTGGTCCGCGCGGCGCTGGAACTGGCCGACGCGGGGCGCCCGTTGATGGTGGTGGCGCAGACCAACGCCCAGGTCGACGACCTCGTGCTCAGGCTCGCCGAGAAGAACCCCGAGCTGCCGGTCGGGCGGCTGCACAGCAGTGACGCCGACCCGTACGACAAGGCGCTGGACGCGCTGGCGAACGTACGGAAGTCGGCGAAGGCGGGTGATCTGACCGGGTTGCCCGTCGTGATCTCCACGGCCGCCAAGTGGGGGCATGTGAAGACCGACGAGCCGTGGGCGCACGCGATCGTGGACGAGGCGTACCAGATGCGTTCGGACTCGCTGCTGGCGGTGGCGGGGCTGTTCGAGCGGGCGCTGTTCGTGGGCGACCCGGGACAGCTGGACCCGTTCGCGATCGTGGGCAGCGAGCAGTGGGCGGGGCTGTCGTACGACCCGTCGGCCTCGGCCGTGACGACCCTGCTGGCGCACAACCCCGAGCTGCCGCAGCACCGCCTCCCGGTCTCCTGGCGGCTTCCGGCCTCGGCGGCGCCCCTGGTCTCGGACGCCTTCTATCCCTACACGCCCTTCCGCAGCGGCACCGGCCACGAGGACCGCCGGCTCGCCTTCGCGGTCCCCTCCGACGGCTCGGGCCCCGACCGGGTGATCGACGCGGCGGCGGAGTCGGGCTGGGGCCTGCTGGAGCTGCCCGCGCGGCACACCCCGCGCACGGACCCCGAGGCGGTGCGGGCGGTGGCGGCGGTCGTACGGCGGCTCCTGGACCGGGGCGGGGCGGCCACGTCGGAGCGGGCGCCGGACCCGACGCCTCTGACCGCCGAGCGCATCGCCGTCGGCACCGCGCACCGGGACCAGGCGGCGGCGGTCCGCGCGGCGCTGACCGACCTCGGCGTCATGGACGTCACCGTCGACACGGCGAACCGTCTCCAGGGCCGCGAGTACGACGTCACGGTCGTCCTCCACCCGCTCTCCGGCCGCCCCGACGCCACCGCCTTCCACCTCGAGACGGGCCGCCTGTGCGTCCTGGCCTCCCGCCACCGCCACGCGTGCATCGTGGTGTGCCGCGCGGGCGTGAGCGATCTGCTGGACGACTACCCGTCCACGGAACCGGTCCAGCTGGGAACCCTGGTGAAGTTCCCGGACGGCTGGGAGGCGAACCATGCGGTACTGGCACGGCTGGCGGAGCACCGGGTGGGGTGGCGGCCCTGA